One Scleropages formosus chromosome 8, fSclFor1.1, whole genome shotgun sequence DNA window includes the following coding sequences:
- the zgc:172136 gene encoding FERM domain-containing protein 6 gives MSVSTKPERTVCVLLPNKEQLEVTVGVKATGQEVFNRVSELLGVKELHFFGLSVVKDNEHVFLDLEEKLGKYFPKDWKQDFGKGPQKRALPLLLFLKVQYYVENGRLVCDRKARRLYYADVRERVLRSECRQQEALYFELAGYALQADLGDLCHQDQAEERRRAYFQPKDYFPPWILAKRGGDYLLQHGPKVHKELQGTSTRDAILLFIRESYRLEDVPVTFYRLQKDKKEERGSALLGLTLKGMQVYQEVNNVRQLLYDFPWCNVGRLTFLGKKFEIQPDGLPSARKLVYYTGSPFRSRHLLQHLSNSHRLYLNIQPALRHLRQLEESEEKKRYRESYISDDLDLDPPGSEGSPGLSRRSTTSSGIEADARQRRASSEDEALRRTAKSFGSAASHGSSHTSGIDMGGKARADEEEWQEEEAEVSVDEPEEVSVDNPKEMLRLAELLEGVSVDFPDTDADADWEDARVQRIITPDSPVKLRSTDSLEQVLKWRARNSVDRHSQSLDDIRAFQPPTPLGTSHQPDTSHSYTFGLPDPQLDSRSHSAAHCPSKPSFYGRRSMNCLSLDLLGDEELLEFIL, from the exons ATGTCTGTCTCAACGAAGCCCGAGAGAACCGTGTGCGTTTTGCTGCCCAACAAGGAGCAACTGGAGGTCACCGTGGGG GTCAAAGCGACGGGACAGGAAGTGTTCAACCGCGTGTCCGAGCTGCTCGGGGTGAAAGAGCTGCACTTTTTCGGCCTCAGCGTGGTCAAGG ACAATGAACACGTATTTCTTGACTTGGAggaaaaactgggaaaatacTTTCCCAAAGACTGGAAGCAGGACTTTGGGAAG GGACCCCAGAAGCGGGcactccccctcctcctcttcctcaagGTGCAGTACTACGTGGAGAACGGCCGGCTCGTCTG CGACCGGAAGGCGAGGCGCCTGTACTACGCTGATGTGCGGGAGAGAGTTCTGCGTTCCGAATGTCGTCAGCAGGAGGCGCTGTACTTTGAGCTCGCCGGGTATGCCCTGCAGGCTGACTTGGGGGACCTCTGTCACCAAGACCAGGCTGAGGAAAGAAGGAGAGCATACTTCCAGCCCAAGGACTACTTTCCTCCTTGG ATCTTAGCAAAACGAGGCGGCGACTACCTCCTCCAGCACGGCCCCAAGGTGCACAAGGAGCTCCAGGGCACGTCCACTCGTGATGCCATATTGCTCTTCATCCGCGAATCGTACCGCCTCGAAGACGTTCCTGTGACTTTCTACAGGCTGCAAAAG GACAAGAAGGAAGAAAGGGGTTCAGCCCTGCTGGGTTTGACCCTGAAAGGAATGCAGGTTtatcag GAGGTAAACAATGTACGGCAGCTCCTTTATGACTTTCCCTGGTGCAACGTGGGACGCCTCACCTTCCTG GGGAAAAAGTTTGAGATCCAGCCGGACGGACTGCCATCGGCAAGGAAGTTGGTGTACTACACGGGCTCGCCCTTCCGGTCCCGCcacctgctccagcacctgagcAACAGCCACCGCCTGTACCTGAACATCCAGCCGGCCCTCAGGCACCTgcggcagctggaggagagcgaGG AGAAGAAGCGGTACCGGGAGTCCTACATCAGTGATGATCTGGACCTGGACCCCCCCGGCAGCGAGGGCAGCCCCGGCCTGTCCCGCCGCTCCACGACCAGCTCCGGCATCGAGGCCGACGCACGTCAGCGGCGCGCTTCTTCGGAAGACGAGGCCTTGAGACGGACGGCCAAGTCCTTCGGCTCGGCCGCCAGCCACGGCAGCTCCCACACCTCGGGCATTGACATGGGTGGCAAAGCGCGAGCCGATGAAGAGGAGTGGCAGGAGGAAG AGGCCGAGGTGAGCGTGGATGAGCCAGAAGAGGTCTCTGTGGACAACCCCAAGGAGATGCTGCGACTGGCTGAGCTGCTCGAGGGGGTGTCGGTAGACTTCCCGGATACAGACGCAGACGCCGACTGGGAAG ATGCCCGAGTGCAACGTATTATCACACCTGACAGCCCTGTGAAATTGCGCAGCACAGACTCTCTGGAGCAG GTGTTGAAGTGGAGAGCCCGGAATTCAGTAGATCGGCACAGCCAAAGCCTGGATGACATTCGTGCTTTCCAACCTCCAACCCCCCTGGGCACCTCGCACCAGCCTGATACCTCCCACAGCTACACCTTTGGCCTGCCAGACCCCCAGCTGGACTCCCGTAGCCACTCCGCTGCCCACTGCCCTAGTAAACCCTCATTCTATGGCCGCAGATCCATGAACTGCCTGTCGCTCGACCTTCTGGGGGACGAGGAGCTGCTGGAGTTCATCCTGTAA